Genomic window (Verrucomicrobiia bacterium):
AGAGCGCAAGCGCCAAACTTCCATCCCGAGGCATGACCATGGTTGAGGGAAAGCTAAACGGGTTCCGCTTTCAGGCTGCGCTCGAACCGGACGGAAATGGAAGCCACTGGTTCAAGATCAACAAAACCATGCGCGAAGCCGCAGGCGCAGACACGGGCAACACGGTAACGCTCGTGTTTGATCCGGCCCGGGACTGGCCGGAACCCAAGGTGCCGGCGGATTTTAAGAGCGCTCTTGCGGCCGACCCACGGGCGCGCACCCTCTGGATGGATATCACGCCAATCGCGCGGTGGGACTGGATC
Coding sequences:
- a CDS encoding YdeI/OmpD-associated family protein translates to MPTIRCKAKPFKIGSWTLLRLPKSASAKLPSRGMTMVEGKLNGFRFQAALEPDGNGSHWFKINKTMREAAGADTGNTVTLVFDPARDWPEPKVPADFKSALAADPRARTLWMDITPIARWDWIRWISATRQPETRRRRIENACSMLKAGKRRPCCFNRNLCAEPYVSNNGVLLGPR